In Gossypium arboreum isolate Shixiya-1 chromosome 5, ASM2569848v2, whole genome shotgun sequence, a single genomic region encodes these proteins:
- the LOC108489956 gene encoding uncharacterized protein LOC108489956 — protein MGEAILTTLSMETDHPSTLLSMDSGSFLPDELEREMNRSMLLSRPPDINLPLSSEPSPPPLAWNDSCEILDVSLAPQIYEAVVSVPKVAKKCIKRLDSVWGAWFFFTFYFKPVLSGKSKSKVIRDSNGLSGYDKSDLELDAFLVQHDMENMYMWVFKERPENALGKMQLRSYMNGHSRQGERPFPFSVGKGFVRSHRMQRKHYRGLSNPQCLHGIEVVPSPNLSNLDDEEKRRWRELTGRDINFSIPPEASDFAAWRNLTSTEFELERPLATLKSSLNAHTRKLLNGTGLNLSSQPIEHSNGNGMDLSPVCNKRKKDYFRHGNDEDPCLPNNLHSNGVLDMKIHRFEPTWMNEFSGVMKNVYGPVTAAKTIYEDDESFLIIVSLPFSDLPRVKVAWRNTPSHGIVKISCVSTACMPFIKRQDRTFKLTDPAPEHCPPGEFIREIPLPNRIPENAKLEAYHDETGTLLEIIVPKHRVGPEEHEVRVCFRPSPWSERPFMDLEESIL, from the coding sequence ATGGGGGAAGCTATTCTCACTACTTTGTCAATGGAAACTGATCACCCATCTACACTTTTGTCTATGGATTCCGGTTCTTTCCTACCAGATGAATTGGAGAGAGAGATGAACCGATCTATGCTGTTGTCTCGGCCACCTGATATCAATCTCCCGTTATCATCCGAACCGAGCCCCCCACCTTTGGCTTGGAATGATTCATGTGAAATCTTAGATGTTAGCCTTGCTCCCCAGATTTACGAGGCGGTAGTCAGTGTCCCGAAAGTGGCTAAGAAGTGTATCAAGCGTCTTGATAGTGTATGGGGTGCTTGGTTTTTCTTTACTTTCTACTTCAAGCCTGTTTTGAGTGGGAAGTCAAAGTCTAAGGTAATCAGGGACAGCAACGGTTTGTCTGGGTATGACAAGTCGGACTTGGAGCTAGATGCATTCTTGGTTCAGCATGATATGGAGAACATGTATATGTGGGTTTTCAAGGAAAGGCCCGAAAATGCACTTGGTAAGATGCAGTTGAGGAGTTACATGAATGGTCACTCCCGGCAAGGGGAGCGCCCGTTTCCGTTTAGTGTTGGTAAGGGTTTTGTTAGATCTCATAGAATGCAGAGGAAACACTACAGGGGTCTTTCTAATCCTCAATGTTTACATGGGATTGAAGTTGTGCCATCACCAAACCTCTCGAATCTCGATGAtgaagagaagaggaggtggaGAGAACTTACCGGCAGGGATATAAACTTCTCTATTCCTCCTGAAGCAAGTGATTTTGCAGCTTGGAGAAACCTTACGAGCACAGAATTCGAGCTTGAGCGCCCCCTTGCTACTTTAAAGAGTAGTTTAAATGCCCACACTAGAAAACTGCTTAACGGTACTGGTTTAAACCTATCATCTCAGCCGATAGAACATAGCAATGGTAACGGGATGGATTTATCACCTGTCTGTAATAAACGAAAAAAGGACTATTTCCGGCATGGAAATGATGAAGATCCTTGTTTACCCAATAATTTGCATTCTAACGGAGTTTTGGATATGAAAATTCACCGGTTCGAGCCAACATGGATGAATGAATTTAGTGGGGTAATGAAGAACGTATACGGGCCTGTAACAGCAGCGAAAACAatatatgaagatgatgaaagcTTTTTGATCATTGTCAGCTTGCCCTTTTCAGATCTTCCAAGGGTGAAAGTTGCTTGGAGAAATACTCCCTCACATGGAATTGTAAAGATATCATGTGTGAGTACAGCCTGCATGCCATTCATTAAGAGACAAGATAGGACGTTTAAGTTAACAGATCCAGCACCTGAGCACTGCCCTCCGGGGGAATTTATTCGAGAAATTCCCCTACCGAACCGCATTCCGGAAAATGCTAAACTGGAAGCATACCATGATGAGACGGGAACATTGCTTGAGATAATCGTGCCCAAGCATCGCGTAGGACCTGAAGAGCATGAGGTACGTGTCTGCTTTCGGCCCTCGCCGTGGAGTGAACGACCATTCATGGACCTGGAGGAATCTATATTGTGA
- the LOC108452189 gene encoding enoyl-CoA delta isomerase 1, peroxisomal has protein sequence MEMCNLEKRGKLFILTLTGEDEHRINPARIDAIRSALNQIRSDSTSLSGCVLITTAHGKFFSNGYDLSWAGSSPDKIRLMSSKLRELVADLISFPMPTVAAITGHACAAGLIFAFCHDYIVMRKDRGFLYMSETDIGLKIPAWFIGVISCKIGDAKVRRDVVLKAKKLTAEQALESGIIDAAFDTAAETAEGALELGEKLVKNGWNGQVYCENRKQLYREILDKLGVDETTDDVNNVAIATSKM, from the exons ATGGAGATGTGCAATTTAGAGAAGCGGGGTAAGCTCTTCATTTTAACCTTGACCGGCGAAGACGAGCACCGCATAAACCCCGCCCGAATCGACGCAATCCGGTCTGCACTGAACCAAATCCGCTCCGACTCTACCTCTCTCTCTGGCTGCGTTCTCATCACCACCGCTCACGGTAAGTTCTTCTCCAACGGCTATGATCTCTCCTGGGCTGGCTCTTCACCAGACAAGATACGTTTAATGTCTTCCAAGCTCCGGGAACTTGTCGCCGACCTTATCTCCTTTCCAATGCCTACCGTTGCCGCCATCACCGGCCACGCCTGCGCCGCCGGGTTGATCTTTGCTTTTTGTCATGATTATATTGTTATGAGGAAAGATCGAGGGTTTTTGTACATGAGTGAAACGGATATCGGGCTGAAAATTCCGGCTTGGTTCATTGGCGTTATAAG ctGCAAGATTGGAGACGCCAAGGTACGGCGAGATGTGGTGTTGAAAGCGAAGAAGTTAACGGCTGAGCAAGCATTGGAGAGTGGCATTATCGACGCAGCGTTTGATACAGCGGCGGAGACGGCAGAAGGGGCGCTGGAATTAGGAGAAAAGTTGGTTAAAAATGGGTGGAACGGCCAAGTTTACTGTGAAAATAGAAAGCAGCTTTATAGAGAGATTTTAGATAAACTTGGAGTTGATGAAACTACAGACGATGTGAACAATGTTGCAATTGCAACATCCAAAATGTAG